The following proteins are co-located in the Telopea speciosissima isolate NSW1024214 ecotype Mountain lineage chromosome 9, Tspe_v1, whole genome shotgun sequence genome:
- the LOC122641020 gene encoding glucan endo-1,3-beta-glucosidase 12-like isoform X1 — protein sequence MLTLCFSHNQSMERLTFPCFLLLLFIFAFAADAGSIGVNYGRIANNLPPAPKVVQLLKSQGLEKVKLYDTDPTVLKALAGSGIKVVVDLPNEQLYLASKTSSFANNWVQKNIVAYHPSTQIYAIAVGNEVFVDPNNTTNYLVPAMRNIQAALVKFKLDSSIKVSSPIALSALQNSYPSSAGSFKQELIEPVIKPMLEFLRETGSYLMVNAYPFFAYSANADVISLDYALFRNNSGVVDSGNGLRYYSLFDAQIDAVFAAMSALKYDNIELTVTETGWPSKGDETETGAGEENAAAYNGNLVRRILTGGGTPLRPKAEIEVFLFALFNENNKPGPTSERNYGLFYPTEEKVYDIPLTMAEVTQQGPVSGGGKSQVTNPVKGSGGSGGTVSTSSSGQTWCVANGKAGNQRLQAALDYACGEGGADCSQIQPSGLCYDPNTVEAHASFAFNSYYQKNGRRMGTCDFQGAAYVVTQPPSASSSPSHSFYLSLTNTTHCA from the exons ATGCTcactctctgtttctctcaCAATCAGAGCATGGAACGTCTTACCTTTCCTTGTTTCCTCTTACTTCTCTTCATCTTCGCATTTGCTGCAG ATGCGGGTTCCATCGGAGTTAACTACGGCCGAATAGCGAACAACCTTCCTCCAGCGCCAAAGGTGGTTCAGCTCCTCAAGTCTCAAGGTCTGGAGAAGGTCAAGCTCTACGATACTGACCCTACCGTACTCAAGGCTCTTGCTGGTTCAGGCATCAAGGTTGTCGTCGACTTACCAAACGAGCAGCTCTACTTGGCCTCGAAGACTTCATCCTTCGCCAACAATTGGGTCCAGAAGAACATCGTTGCTTACCATCCATCCACCCAAATCTATGCCATTGCCGTCGGCAACGAAGTGTTTGTTGACCCCAACAACACAACCAATTACCTTGTCCCAGCCATGCGCAACATCCAGGCCGCGCTCGTCAAATTCAAACTCGATTCTTCGATTAAGGTGTCGTCACCCATAGCCCTCAGTGCTCTACAGAACTCATACCCGTCTTCTGCGGGATCCTTCAAACAGGAGCTAATCGAACCCGTAATCAAACCCATGCTGGAATTTCTGCGGGAGACCGGGTCGTACCTTATGGTGAATGCTTACCCTTTCTTCGCTTACTCGGCCAACGCCGACGTTATCTCCCTGGATTACGCTCTTTTCAGGAATAACTCCGGCGTAGTTGACTCCGGCAATGGATTACGTTATTACAGTCTCTTTGACGCACAAATCGATGCGGTGTTTGCGGCAATGTCGGCTTTGAAGTACGACAATATCGAGTTAACGGTGACGGAGACCGGATGGCCGTCCAAGGGAGACGAGACAGAAACGGGTGCGGGCGAGGAAAATGCAGCTGCCTACAACGGCAACCTCGTGCGGAGGATACTCACAGGGGGAGGAACTCCGTTGAGACCCAAGGCGGAGATAGAGGTGTTCTTGTTTGCGCTGTTCAATGAGAACAACAAACCCGGTCCGACCTCCGAGAGGAACTACGGGCTTTTCTACCCAACCGAAGAAAAGGTGTACGACATACCATTGACGATGGCGGAGGTGACACAGCAGGGTCCGGTTAGCGGCGGAGGGAAGAGCCAAGTGACCAACCCCGTGAAGGGCAGTGGAGGAAGCGGCGGCACCGTATCGACTAGCTCGTCGGGGCAGACGTGGTGTGTGGCGAATGGGAAAGCAGGGAATCAGAGGTTGCAGGCGGCGTTGGATTATGCGTGCGGTGAAGGAGGGGCGGATTGTAGCCAGATACAGCCGAGTGGGCTTTGTTACGATCCCAATACAGTGGAGGCACACGCATCGTTCGCATTCAACAGCTACTATCAGAAGAATGGGAGACGAATGGGAACCTGTGATTTCCAAGGAGCCGCTTATGTCGTTACCCAACCTCCCAGTGcgtcttcttccccttctcattcattttatttatccTTAACAAACACAACCCACTGTG CATGA
- the LOC122641020 gene encoding glucan endo-1,3-beta-glucosidase 12-like isoform X2 encodes MLTLCFSHNQSMERLTFPCFLLLLFIFAFAADAGSIGVNYGRIANNLPPAPKVVQLLKSQGLEKVKLYDTDPTVLKALAGSGIKVVVDLPNEQLYLASKTSSFANNWVQKNIVAYHPSTQIYAIAVGNEVFVDPNNTTNYLVPAMRNIQAALVKFKLDSSIKVSSPIALSALQNSYPSSAGSFKQELIEPVIKPMLEFLRETGSYLMVNAYPFFAYSANADVISLDYALFRNNSGVVDSGNGLRYYSLFDAQIDAVFAAMSALKYDNIELTVTETGWPSKGDETETGAGEENAAAYNGNLVRRILTGGGTPLRPKAEIEVFLFALFNENNKPGPTSERNYGLFYPTEEKVYDIPLTMAEVTQQGPVSGGGKSQVTNPVKGSGGSGGTVSTSSSGQTWCVANGKAGNQRLQAALDYACGEGGADCSQIQPSGLCYDPNTVEAHASFAFNSYYQKNGRRMGTCDFQGAAYVVTQPPKFGKCEFTTTSN; translated from the exons ATGCTcactctctgtttctctcaCAATCAGAGCATGGAACGTCTTACCTTTCCTTGTTTCCTCTTACTTCTCTTCATCTTCGCATTTGCTGCAG ATGCGGGTTCCATCGGAGTTAACTACGGCCGAATAGCGAACAACCTTCCTCCAGCGCCAAAGGTGGTTCAGCTCCTCAAGTCTCAAGGTCTGGAGAAGGTCAAGCTCTACGATACTGACCCTACCGTACTCAAGGCTCTTGCTGGTTCAGGCATCAAGGTTGTCGTCGACTTACCAAACGAGCAGCTCTACTTGGCCTCGAAGACTTCATCCTTCGCCAACAATTGGGTCCAGAAGAACATCGTTGCTTACCATCCATCCACCCAAATCTATGCCATTGCCGTCGGCAACGAAGTGTTTGTTGACCCCAACAACACAACCAATTACCTTGTCCCAGCCATGCGCAACATCCAGGCCGCGCTCGTCAAATTCAAACTCGATTCTTCGATTAAGGTGTCGTCACCCATAGCCCTCAGTGCTCTACAGAACTCATACCCGTCTTCTGCGGGATCCTTCAAACAGGAGCTAATCGAACCCGTAATCAAACCCATGCTGGAATTTCTGCGGGAGACCGGGTCGTACCTTATGGTGAATGCTTACCCTTTCTTCGCTTACTCGGCCAACGCCGACGTTATCTCCCTGGATTACGCTCTTTTCAGGAATAACTCCGGCGTAGTTGACTCCGGCAATGGATTACGTTATTACAGTCTCTTTGACGCACAAATCGATGCGGTGTTTGCGGCAATGTCGGCTTTGAAGTACGACAATATCGAGTTAACGGTGACGGAGACCGGATGGCCGTCCAAGGGAGACGAGACAGAAACGGGTGCGGGCGAGGAAAATGCAGCTGCCTACAACGGCAACCTCGTGCGGAGGATACTCACAGGGGGAGGAACTCCGTTGAGACCCAAGGCGGAGATAGAGGTGTTCTTGTTTGCGCTGTTCAATGAGAACAACAAACCCGGTCCGACCTCCGAGAGGAACTACGGGCTTTTCTACCCAACCGAAGAAAAGGTGTACGACATACCATTGACGATGGCGGAGGTGACACAGCAGGGTCCGGTTAGCGGCGGAGGGAAGAGCCAAGTGACCAACCCCGTGAAGGGCAGTGGAGGAAGCGGCGGCACCGTATCGACTAGCTCGTCGGGGCAGACGTGGTGTGTGGCGAATGGGAAAGCAGGGAATCAGAGGTTGCAGGCGGCGTTGGATTATGCGTGCGGTGAAGGAGGGGCGGATTGTAGCCAGATACAGCCGAGTGGGCTTTGTTACGATCCCAATACAGTGGAGGCACACGCATCGTTCGCATTCAACAGCTACTATCAGAAGAATGGGAGACGAATGGGAACCTGTGATTTCCAAGGAGCCGCTTATGTCGTTACCCAACCTCCCA AGTTTGGGAAATGCGAGTTCACCACTACGAGTAACTAA